One Paraburkholderia dioscoreae DNA segment encodes these proteins:
- a CDS encoding sensor domain-containing diguanylate cyclase, whose protein sequence is MVTRRPNIVIAISIVLASAILAIAVWVLAQMRDDALRRAQDSVFNVSLLVERDVSRNLEIYDLSLRAVLDGLKQPGVLDLKPAMRQMVLFDGSASAKDMGSILVTDEAGNIRFDSQATPPRQVNLADRDYFKVQRDSPNVGLFISHPFMPKVAGKDVSIALSRRITRPDGRFGGVVVGTMRLTYFRRLFAGMHLGAGGSMALMLSDGTMLMRRPYDPKIIGINLTGTVNYSRFTQQPSGDFFGTAAIDGVERWYAFRHIDMYPLILDVALSTRDIYAQWRHRAWIIGSLIAALDATIIALAVLFSQQLRHRRAAEEELRVLARTDGLTGLFNRRTYEEQAEEEWRRARRNAWPLSILLIDVDSFKGFNDLYGHSAGDEALIGVARCISQSVRRPGDTAARYGGEEFAVLLPDTDEAGATRIAGKICAAVEALQLRHVASSHRVLTVSIGVATTRGQAFATSRALVDAADEALYEAKDAGRNCVLCFSATTRATRVMRATLGAAAGPGAKANNPI, encoded by the coding sequence ATGGTGACGCGCCGACCGAACATCGTGATTGCGATCAGTATCGTGCTAGCCAGCGCGATTCTCGCGATCGCCGTGTGGGTGCTGGCGCAGATGCGCGACGACGCATTGCGGCGTGCCCAGGACTCCGTATTCAACGTGTCGCTGCTGGTCGAACGCGACGTTTCACGTAATCTGGAAATCTACGACCTTTCGCTGCGTGCGGTGCTCGACGGGCTGAAGCAGCCGGGCGTGCTCGACCTGAAGCCGGCTATGCGCCAGATGGTGCTGTTCGACGGCTCGGCAAGCGCGAAAGACATGGGTTCGATCCTCGTGACCGACGAGGCCGGCAACATCAGGTTCGACTCACAGGCCACCCCGCCGCGCCAGGTGAATCTCGCCGACCGCGATTACTTCAAGGTTCAACGGGACTCGCCCAACGTCGGCCTGTTCATCAGCCACCCGTTCATGCCGAAGGTGGCCGGCAAAGACGTCAGCATCGCGCTGAGCCGGCGGATCACGCGGCCGGACGGCCGTTTCGGCGGCGTGGTGGTCGGCACCATGCGTCTTACCTATTTCCGCAGGCTGTTCGCCGGCATGCATCTCGGCGCCGGCGGCTCGATGGCGCTGATGCTGAGCGACGGCACGATGCTGATGCGGCGTCCGTACGATCCGAAAATTATCGGTATCAATCTGACCGGCACCGTCAATTACTCGCGCTTCACCCAGCAGCCGAGCGGCGACTTCTTCGGCACGGCGGCGATCGACGGCGTCGAGCGCTGGTATGCGTTCCGCCATATCGACATGTATCCGCTGATTCTCGACGTCGCGCTGTCCACGCGTGACATCTACGCGCAATGGCGGCATCGTGCATGGATCATCGGCTCGCTGATCGCCGCGCTCGACGCGACGATCATCGCGCTGGCCGTCCTGTTCTCGCAGCAACTGCGGCATCGCCGCGCGGCTGAAGAAGAATTGCGCGTGCTGGCGCGCACCGACGGGCTGACCGGACTCTTCAACCGCCGGACTTACGAGGAGCAGGCGGAAGAAGAGTGGCGCCGCGCGCGGCGCAACGCGTGGCCGCTATCCATACTGCTGATCGACGTGGACAGTTTCAAGGGTTTCAACGACCTGTACGGTCACTCGGCGGGCGACGAAGCGCTGATCGGCGTGGCGCGCTGCATTTCGCAGAGCGTGCGGCGCCCCGGCGACACGGCGGCGCGCTATGGCGGCGAAGAGTTTGCCGTGCTGCTGCCGGATACCGACGAAGCCGGCGCAACCCGCATCGCCGGGAAGATTTGCGCCGCGGTTGAGGCTCTGCAGCTTCGCCACGTGGCGAGTTCGCATCGCGTACTGACCGTGAGCATCGGAGTTGCAACCACGCGAGGCCAGGCATTCGCCACGAGCCGCGCGCTCGTGGATGCCGCCGACGAGGCCCTCTACGAAGCCAAAGATGCCGGCCGCAATTGCGTGCTGTGCTTCAGCGCGACGACCCGCGCAACCCGTGTGATGCGTGCGACGCTGGGCGCCGCAGCCGGGCCGGGCGCTAAAGCGAACAACCCGATCTGA
- a CDS encoding solute carrier family 23 protein yields the protein MADSYFPRWRAQPAAAEGRIVGTDERLAWPQMFAMGVQHVVAMFGSTVLAPLLMGFDPNLCIFMSGIGTLLFFVLVGGRVPSYLGSSFAFIGLVIAVTGYGGHGPNLNIPVALGGIIACGVVYALIGLIVSAVGTQWIETLMPPVVTGAIVCVIGLNLAPIAVHGVSGSNFDSWMALVTVLCVGAVAVFARGMLQRLLILVGLLMAYVIYAIVTNGLGMGKPIDFAIVANAAWFGMPHFTAPVFNMQAMTLLAPIAVILVAENLGHIKAVSAMTGQNLDRYVGRAFLGDGFATIVSGFAGGTGVTTYAENIGVMAVTKIYSTLVFVIAALIALVLGFSPKFGAVIQTIPGPVLGGVSIVVFGLIAVTGARIWVVNKVDFSDNRNLIVAAVTLVLGAGDFSLKLGGFGLGGIGTATFGAIILYALLRRKPVQGPVA from the coding sequence ATGGCCGATTCCTATTTTCCCCGCTGGCGCGCGCAGCCCGCGGCTGCCGAGGGCCGCATCGTCGGCACCGACGAGCGGCTCGCGTGGCCGCAGATGTTCGCGATGGGCGTGCAACACGTCGTCGCGATGTTCGGCTCGACGGTGCTCGCGCCGTTGCTGATGGGCTTCGATCCGAACCTGTGCATCTTCATGTCGGGCATCGGCACACTGCTGTTCTTCGTGCTGGTGGGCGGGCGCGTGCCGAGCTATCTCGGTTCGAGCTTCGCGTTCATCGGTCTCGTGATCGCGGTGACGGGATACGGCGGCCACGGTCCGAACCTCAACATTCCGGTGGCGCTGGGCGGGATCATCGCGTGCGGCGTGGTGTATGCGCTCATCGGCCTGATCGTGTCGGCGGTCGGCACGCAATGGATCGAAACGCTGATGCCGCCGGTCGTGACAGGCGCGATTGTCTGCGTGATCGGTTTGAATCTGGCGCCTATTGCCGTGCATGGCGTGAGCGGCAGCAACTTCGATTCGTGGATGGCGCTCGTCACCGTGCTGTGCGTTGGCGCAGTGGCGGTGTTCGCGCGCGGCATGCTGCAGCGTCTCCTGATTCTGGTCGGCCTGCTGATGGCATATGTGATCTACGCGATCGTCACGAACGGTCTCGGCATGGGTAAGCCGATCGATTTCGCGATCGTCGCGAACGCGGCCTGGTTCGGTATGCCGCACTTCACGGCACCGGTTTTCAACATGCAGGCCATGACCCTGCTCGCGCCGATCGCGGTGATTCTGGTGGCGGAAAACCTCGGTCACATCAAGGCGGTGAGCGCGATGACGGGCCAGAACCTGGACCGCTACGTCGGCCGCGCATTTCTCGGCGACGGATTCGCGACGATCGTTTCCGGCTTCGCCGGCGGCACCGGTGTTACGACGTATGCCGAGAACATCGGCGTGATGGCCGTCACCAAGATTTATTCGACGCTGGTTTTCGTGATCGCCGCACTGATCGCGCTGGTGCTGGGCTTTTCGCCGAAGTTCGGCGCGGTGATTCAGACCATTCCGGGACCGGTGCTGGGCGGCGTGTCGATCGTCGTGTTCGGGCTGATCGCCGTGACCGGCGCGCGGATCTGGGTCGTCAACAAGGTGGACTTCTCCGATAACCGGAATCTGATCGTGGCCGCGGTCACGCTCGTGCTCGGCGCCGGTGATTTTTCGCTGAAGCTCGGCGGCTTCGGTCTGGGCGGCATCGGCACCGCGACGTTCGGCGCGATCATTCTCTATGCGCTTCTGAGAAGGAAGCCGGTGCAAGGTCCGGTGGCCTGA
- a CDS encoding Na+/H+ antiporter: MDIVFTVLILLLAVAASGVVTRILPIALPLPLVQIAIGALLAWPKLGLHVTFDPEIFMVLFIPPLLFADGWRIPKREFFMARRSILMLALGLVFVTVLVVGYFVHALVPSISLPVAFALAAVLSPTDAVALSGIVGKGKIPGRLMHILEGEALMNDASGLVALKFAIAAALTGVFSLRDASISFVIIAVGGLATGAAVSWLFSFVSARFLNLTEDGDPAPGVVMTLLIPFAAYLIAERFELSGILAAVAAGMTMNYATLANAGPVSSRVRANSTWTMIEFVFNGMVFILLGLQFPHILGRALLDAHETSNAQVGLLIGYIAAVAAALYAMRFVWVWLLRWFASRGATKRGMANAVPGLRTVAVTTVAGVRGAVTLAGVLSLPEVLPDGVPLPGRDLAIFIASGVILLSLLVAVVALPLLLSGWRRVKDPHAAEELLARTMAAQAAIRAVDEVHDTECADLDESASAYAADVTARVMDLYRRRLATLDEEQEPRELARRADALEFRMKLAAMRAERKTLLALRSSQAINDETLNKLMREVDLSETALTARRK; this comes from the coding sequence ATGGATATTGTCTTTACCGTACTGATTCTTTTGCTCGCCGTCGCCGCATCGGGCGTCGTCACCCGCATCCTGCCCATCGCGTTGCCGCTGCCGCTCGTGCAGATCGCGATCGGTGCGCTGCTCGCATGGCCGAAGCTCGGGCTGCATGTCACCTTCGATCCGGAAATTTTCATGGTGCTGTTCATTCCGCCTTTGCTGTTCGCGGACGGGTGGCGTATTCCCAAGCGCGAGTTCTTCATGGCGCGCCGCTCGATCCTGATGCTCGCGCTCGGGCTGGTTTTCGTGACGGTGCTGGTGGTCGGCTACTTCGTGCATGCGCTGGTGCCGTCGATCTCGCTGCCGGTGGCGTTCGCGCTGGCCGCGGTGCTGTCGCCGACCGATGCGGTGGCGCTGTCCGGCATAGTCGGCAAGGGCAAGATTCCCGGGCGGCTCATGCACATACTGGAAGGCGAGGCGTTGATGAACGACGCGTCGGGACTGGTCGCGCTGAAGTTCGCCATTGCCGCGGCGCTGACCGGCGTGTTTTCGTTGCGCGACGCGTCGATCAGTTTCGTGATCATCGCCGTGGGCGGCCTCGCGACAGGCGCGGCAGTGAGCTGGCTGTTCAGCTTCGTGTCGGCGCGCTTCCTGAATCTCACTGAAGACGGCGATCCGGCGCCCGGTGTCGTGATGACGCTGCTGATTCCGTTCGCCGCCTATCTGATCGCCGAGCGCTTCGAGTTGTCGGGCATTCTGGCCGCGGTCGCCGCCGGCATGACGATGAACTACGCGACCCTCGCGAACGCCGGGCCGGTGTCGTCGCGCGTGCGCGCCAACAGCACGTGGACGATGATCGAGTTCGTCTTCAACGGCATGGTGTTCATTCTGCTGGGGCTGCAGTTTCCGCACATTCTCGGCCGCGCGTTGCTCGACGCGCACGAGACGAGCAACGCGCAGGTCGGGCTGCTGATCGGTTATATCGCGGCAGTGGCTGCTGCCCTCTATGCGATGCGCTTCGTGTGGGTGTGGCTGCTGCGCTGGTTCGCGAGCCGCGGCGCCACCAAGCGGGGCATGGCGAATGCGGTGCCGGGCTTGCGCACGGTCGCGGTGACGACGGTGGCCGGCGTTCGCGGAGCCGTGACGCTCGCGGGCGTGCTCTCGTTGCCGGAGGTGTTGCCGGACGGCGTCCCGTTGCCGGGCCGCGATCTGGCGATCTTCATTGCGTCCGGTGTGATTCTGCTCTCGCTGCTGGTGGCGGTGGTGGCGTTGCCGCTGTTGCTGAGCGGCTGGCGGCGCGTCAAGGATCCGCATGCCGCCGAGGAGTTGCTCGCGCGTACGATGGCCGCGCAAGCCGCGATTCGCGCCGTCGACGAGGTGCACGACACCGAGTGCGCGGATCTGGACGAGTCCGCCTCGGCGTACGCGGCCGATGTCACCGCGCGCGTGATGGATCTCTATCGGCGCCGCCTTGCCACGCTCGACGAAGAGCAGGAACCCCGCGAACTGGCACGCCGCGCCGACGCGCTGGAGTTCAGGATGAAGCTCGCGGCCATGCGAGCCGAGCGCAAGACGCTGCTGGCGCTGCGCAGCAGCCAGGCGATCAACGACGAGACGTTGAACAAGCTCATGCGCGAAGTGGATCTGTCGGAGACTGCGCTGACGGCGCGAAGGAAATGA
- a CDS encoding sensor domain-containing phosphodiesterase, translated as MTIAQQERTAGAPHGFDVEMTSGLERFTVKHGELTLSSVFQPIFSLSHMRAVGYEGLLRAHDALDRPVSPLDVFGEAARLGEVLQVDRLAQTLHLENFKVLGAEREWLFLNVHPAALTDPYLAAALLATLKRLDLSPRRIVLEVLEHRAEDLERLADAVRQFRERGFLIALDDFGAGHSNVERIWQLNPDIVKLDRIMLSHAAHRADMATILPGLVALLHEAGKLVLIEGVETEHEAQMALACNADFVQGFFFGRPNPGAADALHATTCISELTERYRDQTEARERRNASRLAPYLRAFERAAERLAAGEPLEEVCWNFLALDHAARCFLLDAKGKQAGRNVVLRADRAAHETRFLPLADAQGANWLRRPYFRDAINAPERVHVTRPYLSINEALPCVTLSVATRVGEQTCVLCGDIDWVDEERY; from the coding sequence ATGACGATTGCGCAACAGGAAAGGACGGCCGGCGCGCCGCATGGCTTCGATGTCGAGATGACGTCGGGGCTCGAACGTTTTACGGTGAAGCATGGCGAGCTCACGCTCAGTAGCGTGTTCCAGCCGATTTTCAGCCTCTCGCATATGCGGGCGGTCGGCTACGAGGGCTTGCTGCGCGCGCATGACGCGCTCGATCGGCCCGTGTCGCCGCTCGACGTATTCGGCGAGGCCGCGCGCCTCGGCGAAGTGCTACAGGTGGACAGGCTCGCGCAGACTTTGCATCTGGAGAATTTCAAGGTGCTCGGCGCCGAGCGCGAATGGTTGTTCCTGAACGTGCACCCGGCGGCGCTCACCGATCCGTATCTGGCGGCCGCGTTGCTGGCCACGCTGAAGCGGCTCGACCTGTCGCCGCGGCGCATCGTGCTCGAGGTGCTGGAGCATCGCGCGGAAGATCTGGAGCGTCTCGCCGACGCTGTGCGCCAGTTTCGCGAGCGCGGCTTCCTGATCGCGCTCGACGACTTCGGCGCGGGACACTCGAACGTCGAGCGGATCTGGCAATTGAATCCCGATATCGTGAAACTCGACCGCATCATGCTGTCGCACGCGGCGCACCGCGCAGACATGGCGACGATTCTGCCCGGCCTCGTCGCGCTGCTGCACGAAGCAGGCAAGCTCGTGCTGATCGAAGGCGTGGAAACGGAGCATGAAGCGCAGATGGCGCTCGCCTGCAACGCGGACTTCGTGCAAGGCTTTTTCTTCGGCCGCCCGAATCCGGGGGCGGCCGACGCGTTGCACGCGACCACCTGCATCAGCGAACTGACCGAGCGTTACCGCGACCAGACCGAAGCACGCGAGCGCCGCAATGCCAGCCGGCTCGCGCCGTACTTGCGGGCTTTCGAGCGGGCGGCGGAACGCCTCGCGGCCGGCGAACCGCTCGAAGAGGTGTGCTGGAATTTTCTCGCCCTCGACCATGCCGCACGCTGCTTCCTGCTCGATGCGAAGGGCAAGCAGGCGGGCCGCAACGTCGTGTTGCGCGCCGATCGTGCGGCGCATGAAACGCGCTTTCTGCCGTTGGCCGACGCGCAAGGAGCGAACTGGCTGCGTCGCCCATATTTTCGCGATGCGATCAATGCGCCGGAGCGTGTCCATGTGACGCGCCCTTATCTGTCCATCAACGAGGCTTTGCCGTGCGTCACGCTTTCGGTGGCGACGCGGGTCGGCGAGCAGACCTGCGTGCTGTGCGGCGATATCGACTGGGTGGACGAAGAGCGTTATTGA